The nucleotide window ATACCACTATAATCGTTATTAGAGAAGGAGTGACGCAGGAAGGTATGTAAGAAGACTGACGGAATAGTCTTTCTAAGGGAGTAGCATGAATATATAGGCAAATCCGTATATTTAAATGTGAGACCTGATGGGTAAGTACCATATGGTATAAGTTACAGATCCTACACTGCCGAGAAAAACTTCTATCGAGAGAAGTAGTGCCCGTACTGAAAACCGACACAGGTGGACAGAGTGAGAAACTTAAGGCCGACAGGATAACTCTAGCTAAGGAACTCTGCAAAATAGCCCCGTAACTTCGGGAGAAGGGTACCTAATATACTTGAGTGGAGAGACACCACGAGGGGAAATAGGTCGCAGTGAAGAGTCCCAAGCAACTGTTTACCAAAAACACAGGTCTATGCTAAGCTGAAAGGCGACGTATATGGGCTGACACCTGCCCAGTGCCGGAAGGTTAAGAGGAGGATTGAGAGATTCGAATTGAAGCCCCGGTGAACGGCGGCCGTAACTATAACGGTCCTAAGGTAGCGAAATTCCTTGTCGGGTAAGTTCCGACCTGCACGAATGGTGAAATGATTTGGGAGCTGTCTTGGCTGGAGACCTGGTGAAGTTGTAATGTCGGTGAAGATACCGATTACCTGCAGTAGGACGGAAAGACCCCGTGGAGCTTTACTGTAGCTTGGCATTGGGTTTTGGCAATGTGTGTATAGGATAGTTGGGAGACTGAGAAGATAAGGCGTCAGTTTTATCAGAGTCGTCGTTGGAATACCAACCATATGTTGTTGAAATTCTAATCATATATTTGTAGTATATGAGACAGTGCTAAGGTGGGCAGTTTGACTGGGGCGGTCGCCTCCAAAAGAGTAACGGAGGCGTTCAAAGGTTCCCTCAGGTTGGATGGAAATCAACCGGAGAGTGCAAACGCAAAAGGGAGCTTGACTGCGAGACTGACGGGTCGAGCAGGTACGAAAGTAGGAGTTAGTGATCCGGCGGTGCTGAATGGAAAGGCCGTCGCTCAACGGATAAAAGCTACCCCCGGGGATAACAGGCTGATACTTCCCAAGAGTCCATATCGACGGAAGTGTTTGGCACCTCGATGTCGGCTCGTCTCATCCTGGGGCTGGAGAAGGTCCCAAGGGTTGGGCTGTTCGCCCATTAAAGAGGCACGCGAGCTGGGTTCAGAACGTCGTGAGACAGTTCGGTCCCTATCCACTGCAGGCGTTAGAATATTGAAGAGATCTGTCCTTAGTACGAGAGGACCGGGATGGACAAACCTCTGATGTACCGGTTGTTACGCCAGTAGCATGGCCGGGTAGTCACGTTTGGAAGGGATAATCGCTGAAAGCATCTAAGTGAGAAGCCCACTTTAAGATGAGTATTCTTTAAGTAACCATCGAGAACAGGTGGTGATAGGCTGGAGGTGTAAGTACAGTAATGTATTTAGCTGACCGGTACTAATATTACGTTAGCTTTTATTTAACTTCTTTACTACTACTATTTATTTCTCATTGTCTTTATATTCAGTTTGGTGATCTTAGCAACAGGGATACACCCGGTTACATTTCGAACCCGGCAGTTAAGTCTGTTTACGCCTAAAATACTTAGATTTACTTCTAGGGAAAATCGGTAATCGCCAAACTTTTTCTTTTTTGCGTCTCCGTAGCTCAGTCGGTTAGAGCATTTGGCTGTTAACCAAAGGGTCGTTGGTTCGAATCCATCCGGGGACGCCATTTTTTTTGTTTGTTTTTTTATTTGAAATGTGATAAAATTATTAAGAGGTGCATTCGTAGCTCAACTGGATAGAGCGTCTGACTTCGGATCAGAAGGCTTGGGGTTCGATTCCTCACGAGTGCGCCATGTTTTTATATATTAAAGTGTTATTTGAAGAGTGTGAGTTTTAAATCGGGGGAAATATGGGTGAAAATGAGGGACATAGAGAAAGGCTGAGAAAACGGTTTCTGATGTCGGGAATCTCAGGATTTCATGATTATGAAGTGTTGGAACTTCTTTTGAGTTATGTTATAGTAAGAAGAGATTGTAAGAAAATTGCGAAGGATTTACTTAATAAATACGGTGATTTGTATTCTTTACTGAAACAGTCTAAAGACGAACTGGAAACAAACAGTTTTATCACTGAAAGAATTGCAATATTTTTAAAAGTATTATTTTCAATGTTGGAAGATCAGTTGTATAGGAAAATTCACAATGAAAGAATTGTAATTTCAAGTAACGTTCAGCTTCTGGATTATTTAGAATTTTCTCTTTTGAAAAGAGATATTGAAATTTTTAAAGTGTTATTTTTGAACACTCAAAATGAGCTTATACGAGAAGAAGAACTTTTTCAGGGAACTTTGGACCGAAGTACTATTTATGTCAGGGAATTGATGAAAAAGGTTTTGAAATACAATGCAAAATCTGTTATACTTGTACATAATCATCCTTCAGGTTCTTTGAAACCTTCGCAGTCTGATATAATATTGACAAAAAAAATTAAAGAAATATTTGAAAATGTCGAAATAAGATTGCTGGACCATATAATAATAAGTGAAAAAGGATATTTTAGTTTTTTAGAAGGTGGAATATTATGAAGATTTTAAACATAAAATTTAGAAAAACAAAAAAAGTTTATCCCTTTTTAATAGGGAAATATGAAAATTATCAAAAAGGCGATCATGTAATAGTTGATACAATAAGGGGAGAACAGACAGGTATCGTTATAGGAATGACTGATAAATTCGGAGAAGAATCCGAAGAAAAAGATGATGTAAAAATAAGGGAAGTAAAGAGAAAACTTACCGATAAAGAAGTCGAAAAATTAAAAGAGTTGGATGAAAAGGCAAATGATGCTTATTTTAAGTGTAAAAAAATAGTTAAAAGTATTTTACCTGAAATGAATTTAGTTATAGGGGAGTATACTTTTGATGAAAATAAGCTTATTTTTTATTTTACAGCTGAAAACAGACTTGATTTCAGAGAATTGGTAAAAGAAGTAAATAAGACTTTCAAGAAAAGAGTAGAATTCTATCAAATAAAGCAAAATGATGAAGGGAGAATTTTAAGTGCATTTGGAAAATATGGGAAAGAGATATACTGGTAATGAGAATGAACTTGATTCCGGTATTATCAATAAAATCAATGAGGATAGAACCATAGATGTGTACTTTGAAACTTTTCAAAAGCGGTATTTTTTTCTTGACAATCCTGATTTTAGGGTAAAAATAAACGATAAAGTTCTGGTAGAGACTCAAATGGGTTTAGGAATCGGAAAAGTTATAGGCATAAAATCAGGAAGAGTTGAAGAAAAAGAATCTTTAAAGAGGATTATAAGAGTAGCGGATGATAAGGATTTGGAAAAAAATAAAGAATTAAAAGAGGATTCGGTTAAAGCAGGATTTATATTCAGAAATAAACTGAAAAAGTATAATCTTAATTTAAAACTTGTTGCCACTGAATATACTTTCGATAAGAAAAAGTTAATTTTTTATTTTGCTTCTGAAGAAAGAGTAGATTTTAGGGATTTTGTAAAAGATTTGGCTGCAATATTCAAAGTCAGGATAGAGTTAAGACAAATCGGTGTAAGAGATTATGCAAAAATGGTTGGAGATTGCGGAAGTTGCGGAAAAACATTATGCTGTAAATCTTTTATAAACAAATTTGATTCAGTTTCAATAAAAATGGCAAGAGATCAAGGAGTAGTAGTTACTCCGTCAAAAATTACGGGAGTATGCGGACGTTTGAAATGCTGTATAGGATTTGAAAATGATCAGTATAATGAAGTAAGAGAAAACTATCCGGCAGTGGGACAAACTGTAACAACCGAAGAAGGAAAAGGTAACGTTATAAGTATGAATATGCTGAATGATTTGATATTTGTAAATATTCATGGAAAAGGTATAGGAAGATACGGATTGGCTGAAATACAGTTTGATGCGGAAGAAAAGAGAGAAATAGAGAAAAGACAGAATTGCTGTAATTTTATAGAAGGAAATTAACTATGGGCAGTTTAAAAAATAATAAAAAAGATGATTTTTTGAGGGAATCTGATGAAATCGGAGATGTAGGCAGTTATACTGAAAGACTTGAAAGTGTCAATAAAATTATGACTGTAAGTGAAATTGGTTTAAAGATAACAGAAGATTCATTATTATTGGCAAATTTTATAAAAAATAAATTGGAAAAAAAATCCGGGAAATCAAACCGGACTTTTTTTCATAATCGAAATATGCTTGAAATAGGAGCAGGACAGGGAATTATTTCCTTATTAGTTTCGGGATTGCCGAATATTTCAAAAATTTATGCTGTAGAAGTACAAAAAGAAGTATTTGGGTATTTGATAGGGAATGTAGAGAAAAACTCGTTACAAAGCAAAATTTTGGTTTTAAATGAGGATATAAGAAATGTTGTCGGAGAGTATGACTATATTTTTTCCAATCCTCCTTATAAAAAAGTAAATTCGGGGAAATTACCTCAGGATAAAACAGAAGCCATAAGTAAATACGAAGTGTTGCTGACATTGGAAGAACTGTTTTTTAATACAAAAAGATTACTTAAAAATTATGGAGAATTTTTTGTTATTGTTCCTGAAGAAAGGCTGAATGACAGCTTTCGATATATTTATAAAAATGAATTGCAAATATTGAGTTTGAATATAAATCAATATAAAAAAAAGAAATTGATAATAATACATGGAAAAAAAGGCGGAAAAATCAACTCGGGAATTGAAATTGAATATAATTTGAAATAATATTGTTTAGCTGTGATTAAAAAATCCCGCATAACCTATTTTTTAGAGGCTAACGGGATGTGAATTTTATCGGATTTACAAAGAAATTAAATAATTTACAAGTTCTTTTTCTATTTCCTGATTATATTTTCCTGTTCTGAAATTGTATTTTATTTCATCATAATTTTCGGGATTTTCTTTCATCGCTTTTTGTACAACATTAGGAAATTCCAATAAAAATACCGACATATTATTTTCTTTTTCATAAACCAGTGTGGGAATTTTAACTGTTTCGGTCAATTTTTTCAATAATTCTTCGTTACCTTCTCTGGGCAGATAGTTGACTTTTATATTACTGTTCAGTTCGGAAAATTTTTTCATAAAAGGAACTATGGCACGACAGTCGGGGCAGTAAACTTGAGCTAAACATAATATTTTTATTTCTTTGTTTATAGATTTTACAGCTTTTTCAGTTTCTTCGGAAAGAGTTATTTTATCTATAATTTTTAACTGTTTTTGTGAATATTCTTCGTTGTCGGAAAACTTTAAATAATCCTGAAATGTACTCATTTTATCACCTCTAAATAATTTTATTATAATTATTATAAACCAAAAATCTTAAAAAATAAAGGTTAACTTTAAAAAAATTCCCAAAGTAAAGCAAAAACTTATTCTATTTATTTTTATATCAAAATATGCTAAAATAACTGAAGGAGGAAAAATGTATAAAGCTGTAATAAGTGATTTGGATGGAACATTATTGGATGAAAATCACCAAATAAACGATTTCACAATAGAAACCGTCAAAAAAGTAGTCGAAAAAGGAATAAAATTCTATATTGCAACAGGAAGAAGTTATTTCGGGGCTAAAGAAATAATGGATAAAATAAATCTGAAAATACCTTTGATTACTTCTAACGGAGCAAGAATAATGGACAGTGACGGTAACGAGATTTATATAAATAATATTGAAAAAAAATATCTTGATGAAATTTACAAAGTTGATTATAAATTCGTAGGGCAAAATATAATATTGAACGGTTATTCGGGAAGTAACTGGTACATAGTTGAAGATGTTGTTGACTATTACAGAAAAAAAAGACCGGACAGAACATTTTTGCCTGAAGTTGTCAGTTGGAAAGAATTTATGGAAAAAGAATATACAAAAATTTTCTTTTTAGGACCTCATGACAAACTTTTAAAACTCGAAAAAATATTGAAAAAAGTGACTAATGAAGAAGTAAATGCAGTATTTGTTTCGGAAGGAAGTCTGGAAGTGTTTGATAAAAATTCGGATAAAGCAGTTGCTGCAAAGTATTTACTCGAAAAGGACGGGATAAAATTAAGTGAAACTGTAGCTTTCGGAGACGGGTATAATGACTATGAGCTATTGAAAGAAGCAGGAAAAGGTTATCTTATGGGAAATTCTTTATACAGATTGTTGGAAGGTTTGCCTGATTATGAAGTGATCGGCACAAATGAAAATAACGGAGAAGCTGAAAAATTAAGAGAATTATTTTTATAAAAACAGGATAGGAGAAAAAAATGACAAAAACAGCATTAGTAGCAGACGATGCTTCATATATAAGAGAAGATATAAAAGATATACTGGAAGATCAGGGATACGAAGTTTATGAAGCGGCAGACGGAATGGAAGCTTTTGAAATGTACAAAAAAGTAAAGCCGACTATTGTAACAATGGATATTAATATGCCTAGAGTACACGGGATAAAAGCAACACAACTAATTATAGATTATGATCCCCAAGCAAAAGTTATGTTGTGCAGTACGATGATAACTTTTCAGAATTATATAAAAATGGGAAAAGAAGCAGGAGCAAAAGGATTTTTATCCAAACCTTTTACAGATGAGGAATTTATGAACGAATTGTCAAAATTATTTTTATAATTAAAATCGGAAACGGAGGTATAATTTATGTATAAAGCGGTAGTAACTGATTTGGACGGGACATTACTCAATGATGAGCACAAAGTGTCCGAATTTACTAAAGAAACAGTCAGAAAAATAATAGATAAAGGAATAAAATTTTATATTGCCACAGGAAGAAATTACGGATTGGCAAAAGTAGTAAAAGATGAATTGGGAATAAATATTCCTCTTATTTCGTCAAACGGTGCGAGAATAAATGATGAAGACGGAAAAGTAATATATGAAGACGGCTTGGGAAGAAAAGAAATAGATGCAATTTTGAGTATTGATTACAAGTCTTTCGGAAAAGATATTCACTTAAATATATTTTCGGGAGATGACTGGATAATAACAAAAGGAACGTTGGAAGAAGTTATAAAAAGAGACGGAGAAACTTTTCCTCTGGATATGATCGAAGTTCCTGAAAATGAACTGGGGAAAAGGGAAATATTGAAATTTTTCTATATAGGAAAGCATGAAAATCTAATCGAACTGGAAAAAGAAATATTGAAAAAAACTGATAATAATGTAAGTGTCGTATTTGTATCCGATGACTGTATGGAAGTCTTTTCAAAAACAGCAAATAAGGCAAATGCAGCTAAATTTCTACTTAAAAGGGACGGCATAAATTCTGAAGAAACAGTCAGTTTCGGAGACGGAGAAAATGATTACGAGCTTTTAACAACCATGGGAAAAGGGCATGCAATGGGAAATGCCATATACAGACTTAAAAATTTGTTGCCGAAAGACTTTGAAATAATAGGAAAAAATTCAGATGACGGAGAAGCGAAAAAACTTATAGAGTTATTTTTGTAAAATATAATCCTGCCAAACAGCTTTTAAAATGCTGAAAGCAGGATTTTTAATATAAAAAATCAATCCTCAAATTTTACAATGCTAAAAATGTGTTAGTGAGTGTAATGAAAACATCTTTTTTGTAACGGACATTCTTGAGCATGTAAAATTTGAGATTGTGAAAGGGGTTTTAGGGGGAAATTCCCCCTAATTATTTTTAAAATTTTATTTGGTAAGGTAAATAATACATAGGTTTATTTTTATTTTGCTCTATTAATTTATATTCGTCCATTATTTTTGAACTTCCCGGTAATTTTGTTTCCAACTGGGAAGTCAGCTGGAATTTCTCAAATATATAAGAAGAAAGTAATTTCAATGTTTCTTTAAAATCTTTTTTAGCATAAATGTTTTCAACTCTGTAATTATCGCCTAAGTTTAAATCACGGGCAAGAATTTTTATTGTTTCATCAAGAGTAGCAATACCGTCTACAAGATTAATTTCCTTTGCTTCACTTCCTAGCCAGATTTTACCCTGTGCATAATTTTCAAGCACTTGAGGAGCCATATTTCTGTTTTTGGAAACTCTCGATTTAAACTCGTCATAAGTGGCATTCATGGATTCTATTATTTTATTTCTGGATTCGGTAGATAAAGGAACAAAAGGATCGAAAGTATCCGTATATTTTCCTTTGCTGATAGAGTTTGAGGTAACTCCGTATTTATTTTGAGCATTATAGAATTTAGGGAACATGGAGACAACTCCTATAGACCCTGTAATTGTGGCATCATTAGCAAAGACTTTTTTTCCGCTCATAGATATATAATATCCTCCTGAAGCTGCAACTTCAGACATTGAAACATAAACAGGAACATTTATTTTTGAAAGCATCTGATAAATCATTTCCGAAGCAAGAGCCGACCCTCCCGGTGAATTAACCCTTAAAACGACACCTTTCAAATCTTTAATTTTTGAAAGCTCTTTCAATTTTTCCGCCATGTTGTCAGGAGATATGTATATTCCCTGAGCTTCTTCATTATAAACTATAGGACCTTCAGCGTAAATTACCGCTATTGTACCTTTATCCTGATTCTGCTCTTCTATTCTTTTTCCGTTATCGGCATAATAATCGTAAATATCTACTATATTATCTTCGTTTATTTGAAGTTTTGTCATTAAATCATTAAAATATTCAAGAGTATCAACAAAATTTTTATCTCTTGCAGCAGAAGGAGTAAGATTCGTATCATCTCCGTTAAGTATATCGGCATTGAGTTTGTTTTTATCGAGTCTTCTGGCTTTTGAAACTTTATCAAGGAAAGAGTTGAATCTGCTTTCCAGAATACGTGTCAGCTCATTTCTTAATCCCGGAGACATTGTATCGGATGTATAATTTTCTCCATATGATTTAAAATCTCCGATACGGACAACTTCCATATCTACTCCGACATTTGAAAGCAGTTTTTTATAATATAAATCCGAGTAATGATATCCTGCCAGAGAAACTGAACCTGAAGCTGACGGCACCATTATTATTTCATTTGCTACAGAAGCCAGAGGATAATTGCTGTTATCCATATATGCTCCGAAAGCATAAACTTTTTTATTTTTATTTTTAATTTCCTGAAGTTTTTTAGAGATTTCTTCGGATTTTACTGAAGAAATATTTGTCTGATCAAGATTTATTATAATTCCTTTTATATTATCGTTATTTTTTATATCTTCCAAACTGTTAAGTACGTCCATATAAGAAATATTGTATTTTTTAGTTTCTCCGAATAGAGAAGTGTCAAGTTTGTCTTCGGATATTGAAGAAACGTTAAGTAAAACATAGTTGTAATTTTTGGAAATACTGTCTTCGTCTTTTGCTTTGCTTATAATATAACCTATCAGTGAACTTAACAGTATAAAAAATACAAAAAATAACAATGACAATTTTAAAAAGAAAGAGTATATTTCTTTAATTGTAAATAATAAAAATCTTTTTATAAAATCAAAAAATTTCATTGGTAACCTCCTTAATATATCTGGAATTATATCATTTAAAATCTTAAATATCAACGTATAAAAAAATAAAATTTTTAGTATATGTCAAAAAAATATAAAAAAATTAAAAAAAAGTATTGACTTAATTTTCCATTTATGATAATATCTTTTTTGTCTGTAAGAGAAGTGTGAAAAAATAATGTGCGCCCTTCGTCTAGAGGTCAGGACCTCGGGTTTTCATCCCGGTAACAGGAGTTCGATTCTCCTAGGGCGTACCATTTAAAAATACAGATATATCGGTCGCATAGCTCAGTTGGGAGAGCACCTGCCTTACAAGCAGGGGGTCATTGGTTCGAGCCCAATTGTGACCACCATTTATGGAGGTGTAGCTCAGTTGGTTAGAGTGCTTGCCTGTCACGCAAGATGTCGCGAGTTCGAGTCTCGTCACTTCCGCCATTTATATTTTATGCCGCTTTAGCTCATCTGGTAGAGCAACTGACTTGTAATCAGTAGGTGGTTGGTTCGAGTCCGACAAGCGGCACCACTTTTAAAGAATGCGGTGAGGTACCCGAGTGGCCAAAGGGAGCAGACTGTAAATCTGCCGGCTCAGCCTTCGAAGGTTCGAATCCTTCCCTCACCACCATTTTTTTATTAATGAGATATGAATTTTTATAGATAATTTATTATGTGAATTTTATTCAGGAGGCAATAATAACATGGTTAGAAAGTTAAAAGGAGCCAATTCAGGAAAAAGCGGAAGTCAACAGGATATAATAAAACAGGCACAGGTTATGCAACAGGAAATGTTGAAAATACAGGAAGGTCTGAAAGATAAATTTGTGGAAACGTCTGTTGCCGGTGGCGGAATAACTGTAAAAGCAAACGGACAGAAAAAAATAGTTGATTTGTCTATTTCGATGGATATATTAAAAGATGCAGTTGATGAAGGGGATACTTCAATTGTTTCTGATGTAATAATAAATGCAATAAATGAAATACTTGAAAAAGCTGAAGAAATGGCTGAAAAAGAAATGGAAGTAATAACAGGCGGTGTAAGTATACCGGGATTATTCTAAAAATTTTAAATCATAATAAATTCATAGAAAGTCGGATATTTCCGACTTTTTTCTATATGATTTAAAAAAATTCAAAATTCTAAGTAATTTCTATTTGTTATATTTAATAAATGTGGTAAAATTAAAATAAATAACATTATTTTAGGGAGGATATCGCTATGGAATTTATGGAAAAGTATGAATACTGGTTAAATTCAGATTCTGTTGATGAAAAAGACAAAGAGGAATTGAAAAGTCTAAAGGACGATCCGAAAGAAATAGAAGACAGATTTTTTAAGGATTTGAGCTTCGGTACAGGAGGAATAAGAGGAGTAAGGGGAATAGGAACAAACAGAATCAACAAATATGTTATAAGAAAAGCGACTCAGGGGCTTGCAAATTATATGCTTAAATATAACAAAAAAGAAGCTGAAGAAAAAGGTGTTATAATAGCTCATGACTGTAGAATAGGTTCGAGAGAATATGCTTTAAATACTGCAAGAGTAATGGCTGCAAACGGTATAAAAGCGTATATTTATTCCGATTTACGTTCCACTCCGGAATTGTCTTTCGGTGTCAGATATAAAGGCTGCCTTGCAGGAATAGTAGTTACTGCGAGTCATAATCCTCCTGAATACAATGGATATAAAGTTTACTGGAGTGATGGAGGTCAAATCGTAGCACCTGAAGTAACAGGAATATTAGAAGAAGTAAATAAAATTAAAACTTTGGAAGAAATAAAAGTCATGTGTGAAAAAGAAGCACGGGAAAAAGGACTTATAATAGAACTTGACGGGAAAATAGATGATGATTACCTTTCTGAAATAAAAAAACAGACTTTAAAAACGAATATTCCGGGAAAAGAAAACTTTAAAATAGTTTATACGCCTTTGCATGGTACAGGCGGAAGACCAATGAAAAGAATATTGTCCGATTTCGGGTACAGTTTTGAAGTAGTAAAAGAGCAGATAGAGCCTGATGGGAATTTTCCTACGGTAGTATATGCCAATCCTGAAGAAGTGGCAGCATTTAAACTTGGAGTAAAATTAGCCGATGAAATAGGAGCAAAACTTGTAATGGCTAATGATCCTGATGCCGACAGAATAGGGATAGCGGTAAAAGACGACAGCGATAACTGGTATTATCCTAACGGAAACCAAATGGGACTGTTATTACTTCAATATTTGTTAAATAATAAAAAAGATATCCCTGCAAATGCAAAAGTAATAACTACAATAGTATCGACCCCTATGATAGATGTTGTGGCACCTGCGAAAAATGTAGGTGTTATGAAAACATTGACAGGATTTAAATACATAGGGGAAAAAATAAGAGAATTTGAAACAGGAAAACTTGACGGAAGCTATTTATTCGGATTTGAGGAAAGTTACGGATATTTAATAGGAACTCATGCCAGAGATAAAGATGCGTTGGTAACATCAATGGTAATAGCTGAAATGGCTGCATATTATAATTCGATTGGAAGTTCAATATATAAAGAATTGCAAAAATTGTACAAAGAATTCGGATATTATCTTGAGGGAATAAAATCGGTAACATTAAAAGGAAAAGACGGAATAGAAAAAATGACGGCATTAATGTCGGATTTAAGGGAAAACATAAAAGATACGCTGATAGGAAAGAAAATAAAAATCAAAAGAGATTTCGATTCGCATAAAGAGTATAATTTGGAAACGGGAGAAGAAAAAGAAATCAAACTTCCGAAAGAAAATGTATTGCAGTTTGTGTTGGAAGACAATACATATATCACTGCAAGACCTTCGGGAACAGAGCCTAAAATTAAATTTTATTTCAGTGTGAATGCCGATTCCGATGAAAAAGTAAAAGAAAAACTTGAAAATACAATGGAAGAATTTTTGAAAATTTTGAAATTATAAAAAAGTTTTAGACAAATAATGAAAGCAAGAATAAGGAGATGAACAGTACAGAAAATAATAAGAACTTGGAAAATGTAAATGGATTGTATATAAAAGAGAGTATGAAAATAAAGGGCTCCTGTAACAAAAAAGAACCGGATGCACTTTATCTTCATATTCCTTTCTGCGAAAAAAAATGTGAATATTGTGACTTTTGCACATTTATCAATATGAGCCGTGAGTATGAAAGGTATACGAAAGCACTGATAAAAGAACTTAAAATGTATCCCGAATATGAATACGACACTGTTTATTTCGGAGGAGGAACTCCTTCGTTACTTCCTGTGGAAATGACAGCCGAAATAATGAGTAATATTCGATACAAAGAAAATTCCGAAATAACATTGGAACTGAATCCTAACGACATGACGGCAGAAAAACTTAAAGGATTGAGAAAAACAGGTATAAACAGACTCAGTATAGGAATACAGAGCTTTCAAAATCACGTGCTGAAATTTATCGGTAGACTGCATAGCGGAGAAGATGCCGTAAGAGTTTTTCGTGATGCGAGAAAAGCTGGATTTGAAAATATTTCAATTGATTTGATGTTCGGTATTCCTAATCAGAGTTTTGAGGATTTAAAAAAAGATTTGGAGAATATACTGCTCCTTTCTCCTGACAATATATCTATTTATTCGCTGATATGGGAAGAAGGGACAGTATTCTGGAGCAAACTGAAAAAAGGAATATTATCCGAAATGGATCAGGATTTGGAAGCTGAAATGTACGAAGAAATAATAGATTTTCTGAAAAAAAATGGCTACAATCATTATGAAATATCAAATTTTTCCAAAAAAGGAAGAGGCGGTATTCATAATCTTAAATATTGGAGAAATAAAGAGTTTATAGGAGTTGGACTTAGTGCGGCAACTTACTTTAAAGGACGAAGATATTCCAATGTGAGAACTTTCAATAAATATTATAAATCTCTTGAGGAAAATGCACTTCCCATAGATGAA belongs to Pseudoleptotrichia goodfellowii and includes:
- a CDS encoding methyltransferase — encoded protein: MGSLKNNKKDDFLRESDEIGDVGSYTERLESVNKIMTVSEIGLKITEDSLLLANFIKNKLEKKSGKSNRTFFHNRNMLEIGAGQGIISLLVSGLPNISKIYAVEVQKEVFGYLIGNVEKNSLQSKILVLNEDIRNVVGEYDYIFSNPPYKKVNSGKLPQDKTEAISKYEVLLTLEELFFNTKRLLKNYGEFFVIVPEERLNDSFRYIYKNELQILSLNINQYKKKKLIIIHGKKGGKINSGIEIEYNLK
- the ricT gene encoding regulatory iron-sulfur-containing complex subunit RicT: MGKRYTGNENELDSGIINKINEDRTIDVYFETFQKRYFFLDNPDFRVKINDKVLVETQMGLGIGKVIGIKSGRVEEKESLKRIIRVADDKDLEKNKELKEDSVKAGFIFRNKLKKYNLNLKLVATEYTFDKKKLIFYFASEERVDFRDFVKDLAAIFKVRIELRQIGVRDYAKMVGDCGSCGKTLCCKSFINKFDSVSIKMARDQGVVVTPSKITGVCGRLKCCIGFENDQYNEVRENYPAVGQTVTTEEGKGNVISMNMLNDLIFVNIHGKGIGRYGLAEIQFDAEEKREIEKRQNCCNFIEGN
- a CDS encoding thioredoxin family protein, encoding MSTFQDYLKFSDNEEYSQKQLKIIDKITLSEETEKAVKSINKEIKILCLAQVYCPDCRAIVPFMKKFSELNSNIKVNYLPREGNEELLKKLTETVKIPTLVYEKENNMSVFLLEFPNVVQKAMKENPENYDEIKYNFRTGKYNQEIEKELVNYLISL
- a CDS encoding Cof-type HAD-IIB family hydrolase; its protein translation is MYKAVVTDLDGTLLNDEHKVSEFTKETVRKIIDKGIKFYIATGRNYGLAKVVKDELGINIPLISSNGARINDEDGKVIYEDGLGRKEIDAILSIDYKSFGKDIHLNIFSGDDWIITKGTLEEVIKRDGETFPLDMIEVPENELGKREILKFFYIGKHENLIELEKEILKKTDNNVSVVFVSDDCMEVFSKTANKANAAKFLLKRDGINSEETVSFGDGENDYELLTTMGKGHAMGNAIYRLKNLLPKDFEIIGKNSDDGEAKKLIELFL
- a CDS encoding response regulator, with product MTKTALVADDASYIREDIKDILEDQGYEVYEAADGMEAFEMYKKVKPTIVTMDINMPRVHGIKATQLIIDYDPQAKVMLCSTMITFQNYIKMGKEAGAKGFLSKPFTDEEFMNELSKLFL
- a CDS encoding Cof-type HAD-IIB family hydrolase — encoded protein: MYKAVISDLDGTLLDENHQINDFTIETVKKVVEKGIKFYIATGRSYFGAKEIMDKINLKIPLITSNGARIMDSDGNEIYINNIEKKYLDEIYKVDYKFVGQNIILNGYSGSNWYIVEDVVDYYRKKRPDRTFLPEVVSWKEFMEKEYTKIFFLGPHDKLLKLEKILKKVTNEEVNAVFVSEGSLEVFDKNSDKAVAAKYLLEKDGIKLSETVAFGDGYNDYELLKEAGKGYLMGNSLYRLLEGLPDYEVIGTNENNGEAEKLRELFL
- the radC gene encoding RadC family protein, which encodes MGENEGHRERLRKRFLMSGISGFHDYEVLELLLSYVIVRRDCKKIAKDLLNKYGDLYSLLKQSKDELETNSFITERIAIFLKVLFSMLEDQLYRKIHNERIVISSNVQLLDYLEFSLLKRDIEIFKVLFLNTQNELIREEELFQGTLDRSTIYVRELMKKVLKYNAKSVILVHNHPSGSLKPSQSDIILTKKIKEIFENVEIRLLDHIIISEKGYFSFLEGGIL
- the ricT gene encoding PSP1 family protein, which translates into the protein MKILNIKFRKTKKVYPFLIGKYENYQKGDHVIVDTIRGEQTGIVIGMTDKFGEESEEKDDVKIREVKRKLTDKEVEKLKELDEKANDAYFKCKKIVKSILPEMNLVIGEYTFDENKLIFYFTAENRLDFRELVKEVNKTFKKRVEFYQIKQNDEGRILSAFGKYGKEIYW